A genomic window from Daphnia carinata strain CSIRO-1 chromosome 9, CSIRO_AGI_Dcar_HiC_V3, whole genome shotgun sequence includes:
- the LOC130688991 gene encoding 4-galactosyl-N-acetylglucosaminide 3-alpha-L-fucosyltransferase 9-like produces the protein MESQMNLRQSMLDKMKRPFSNRRLNRYWNSIQLNLTRNSGYYALVSSLMCLCLIGLRSNSEYHDHDEIDSELHYSFHNWEPKKPMDVRPRERRAVDPSDGETKIILFWTKYHGSASFDFGLGSRPFESAGCRVSNCKTTTDRLLLNESHAIIFHSGNLNISDMPSVRFDHQRWIFYSFTSPVNLAPIPKFLKDKFNWTMTYRRDSDIIHRYPFGALVASKTMRKSYGKTRPTANAVQRRIPHKKKLVAWITSTCPTSVRRENYVRQLAKHISVDIYGGCGHKYCGSHEQCMKMLREDYKFVLAFESSLCTDYVTEKLYTALENGVVPVVYGEADYRAYAPSNSYVNARDFGSPKELAQYLWLLHQNDHLYQNYYAWNQDYMVDRFPTDGWCNLCQMLHKPMESQAYSDVQRWWAEEVTCTSNYQFSLNVSNSIEPVMHN, from the exons ATGGAGTCGCAGATGAACCTGCGGCAATCCATGCTGGACAAGATGAAACGTCCGTTCAGCAACCGGCGGTTGAATCGCTACTGGAACAGCATCCAACTCAATTTGACTCGCAATTCCGGATACTACGCTTTGGTCTCTTCGCTAATGTGTCTGTGCCTCATCGGATTAAGATCCAACAGCGAATACCACGATCACGACGAAATCGACTCGGAACTTCACTACAGTTTCCACAATTGGGAACCAAAG AAACCTATGGACGTTCGACCGCGTGAAAGG agaGCTGTGGATCCATCTGATGGCGAGACGAAAATCATTCTATTTTGGACGAAATATCACGGAAGTGCCAGTTTCGATTTCGGTTTGGGTTCCAGGCCGTTCGAATCGGCTGGATGCCGAGTATCCAACTGCAAGACGACGACCGACAGGTTGCTGCTCAACGAATCTCACGCCATCATTTTCCATTCGGGAAATTTAAACATTTCCGACATGCCGTCCGTTCGTTTCGATCACCAAAGATGGATTTTCTATTCATTCACGTCGCCCGTCAATTTAGCGCCAATCCCTAAATTCTTAAAA GATAAATTCAATTGGACAATGACCTACCGTCGGGATTCGGATATCATCCATCGTTATCCTTTCGGAGCTCTGGTGGCCAGCAAGACGATGCGTAAAAGCTACGGCAAAACACGTCCAACGGCCAATGCCGTCCAACGTCGCATTCCACATAAGAAGAAGCTTGTCGCCTGGATCACGTCCACTTGCCCGACGTCGGTGCGCAGGGAGAACTACGTCCGCCAGCTGGCCAAACACATCTCCGTCGACATTTATGGCGGGTGCGGTCATAAATATTGCGGTAGCCACGAACAG TGCATGAAGATGCTGCGGGAAGATTACAAATTTGTGCTGGCCTTTGAGAGCTCGCTGTGCACCGACTACGTCACGGAGAAATTATACACGGCCCTGGAGAACGGCGTCGTGCCCGTCGTCTACGGCGAGGCCGACTACCGGGCCTACGCCCCGTCCAATTCCTACGTCAACGCCCGAGATTTCGGATCGCCCAAAGAGCTGGCCCAGTACCTTTGGCTCCTCCATCAAAACGACCATCTGTACCAGAACTACTACGCCTGGAACCAGGACTACATGGTGGACAGATTCCCGACGGACGGCTGGTGCAATCTCTGCCAGATGCTGCACAAGCCCATGGAATCGCAGGCCTATTCGGACGTCCAACGGTGGTGGGCTGAGGAAGTCACGTGCACGTCCAATTATCAATTCAGCCTCAACGTCAGCAACAGTATTGAACCGGTGATGCACAACTAA